From the genome of Deinococcus sp. JMULE3, one region includes:
- a CDS encoding insulinase family protein, whose product MTIMDSLPAAPRVGETLGRYTVERVEPLPEMQGTLVLLRHELGARHAHVIRADDNSAFGVTFPTVPQDSTGVAHILEHVVLMGSQRFPVPDPFFSMLPRSLNTFMNAMTASDWTTYPFSTRNEKDFFNLLAVYLDATFFPLMRYESFRQDGHRFEFATPDDPTTPLKLQGVVYNEMKGAMASPGSVMWRAFGKALYPDLTYANNSGGAPEEIPNLTYEGLRAFHAAHYHPSNAFFYTYGQLPLARILDAIENHVMAQFAPQTLDVSIPDQPTFDAPRHESAVYPGTDVERGAQVLVGWKLGHSSDPDLNLRWSVLSDVLLGNPAAPLTRPLIESGLGSALADGSGYRDNFREGAFAAGLKGLPAGKAVEVETLVLRTLEDIATQGIEPELIESSLHQFEIAQKEVSNSGYPYALGVMFRLLGPWMQGGDPVTGLRLDTQLSRLRADLAQGAVFEPMLRDLLANPHRVTLEVTPDPALAERAEADEAALVERLSADFTDEDRARIVADSLRLKELQGQEADRSVLPTLGLDDIPTAAPAVTYHTEQPGRARVARAAQPTGGLTYLDVQLRLPALPDDLLDALPLYTFAVTRSGAAGQDYVSLARRIEAVTGGVGAAVGVGTPPDDLNAVRLAVTFSGKALARNAPALVEVLRDLINAPEFTRDRLEQLLKQRLAGLKASVVQAGNAYAERLAAAQLNATGAVQERFSGLTALATLKATVEGEGGLDDLLERFGRLRDLIRTAEPLLALTATPDDLNLDLSPLTDLFSGDAPVGRPAPTLPTRAPQARTTDVPVSYNAVAFPTVPYTHPDSPALLVLSRVLRSEYLLPELREKGGAYGGAASFDPREGVFAMSSYRDPHVTRTYQVFKDARTFLNGDLGERELTEAILSASKILDPLTSPDTAGRRRIYGDHAGYTQDLEQTYKARLLAVTLDDLRRVMDTYLIEGRATYGVVTGRDPNSDDLAALGLTFDVQAI is encoded by the coding sequence ATGACGATCATGGATTCACTGCCCGCCGCGCCGCGCGTCGGCGAGACGCTGGGCCGCTATACCGTCGAACGGGTCGAACCCCTGCCGGAGATGCAGGGCACGCTGGTGCTGCTGCGCCACGAACTGGGCGCCCGGCACGCGCACGTGATCCGCGCGGACGACAACTCGGCGTTCGGCGTGACGTTCCCCACCGTCCCGCAGGACAGCACCGGCGTGGCGCACATCCTCGAACACGTCGTCCTGATGGGCAGCCAGCGCTTCCCGGTGCCGGACCCGTTCTTCTCGATGCTGCCCAGGTCACTGAACACGTTCATGAACGCCATGACCGCCAGCGACTGGACCACCTACCCGTTCTCCACGCGCAACGAGAAGGACTTCTTCAACCTGCTGGCCGTGTACCTGGACGCCACGTTCTTCCCGCTGATGCGCTACGAGAGCTTCCGGCAGGACGGCCACCGCTTCGAATTCGCCACCCCGGACGACCCCACGACGCCGCTGAAGTTGCAGGGCGTCGTGTACAACGAGATGAAGGGCGCCATGGCCAGCCCCGGTTCGGTCATGTGGCGCGCGTTCGGCAAGGCGCTGTACCCGGACCTGACGTACGCGAACAACAGCGGCGGCGCGCCCGAGGAGATCCCGAACCTGACCTACGAGGGCCTGCGGGCCTTCCACGCGGCGCACTACCACCCCAGCAACGCGTTCTTCTACACGTACGGGCAGCTGCCGCTGGCGCGCATCCTGGACGCCATCGAGAATCACGTCATGGCGCAGTTCGCGCCGCAGACGCTGGACGTCAGCATCCCCGACCAGCCCACCTTCGACGCGCCCCGCCACGAGAGCGCCGTGTACCCCGGCACGGACGTCGAACGCGGCGCGCAGGTGCTCGTCGGCTGGAAACTCGGGCATTCCAGCGACCCGGACCTGAACCTGCGCTGGAGCGTCCTGAGTGACGTGCTGCTCGGCAACCCCGCCGCGCCCCTGACCCGCCCGCTGATCGAGTCCGGGCTGGGCAGCGCCCTGGCGGACGGCAGCGGCTATCGCGACAACTTCCGCGAGGGGGCCTTCGCCGCCGGACTCAAGGGCCTCCCCGCCGGGAAGGCCGTCGAGGTCGAGACGCTCGTGCTGCGCACCCTGGAGGACATCGCCACGCAGGGTATCGAGCCGGAACTGATCGAGAGCAGCCTCCACCAGTTCGAGATCGCGCAGAAAGAGGTCAGCAACAGCGGCTACCCCTACGCGCTGGGCGTGATGTTCCGCCTGCTCGGCCCCTGGATGCAGGGCGGCGACCCCGTCACCGGCCTGCGCCTCGACACTCAGCTCTCTCGCCTGCGGGCCGACCTCGCGCAGGGCGCGGTGTTCGAGCCGATGCTCCGTGACCTGCTCGCCAACCCGCACCGCGTCACGCTGGAAGTCACGCCCGACCCCGCCCTGGCCGAACGCGCCGAGGCCGACGAGGCCGCGCTGGTCGAGCGTCTCAGCGCCGACTTCACCGACGAGGACCGCGCCCGCATCGTCGCGGACAGCCTGCGCCTGAAGGAACTTCAGGGTCAGGAAGCCGACCGCAGCGTCCTGCCCACCCTGGGCCTGGACGACATCCCCACCGCCGCGCCCGCCGTGACCTACCACACCGAGCAGCCCGGCCGCGCCCGCGTGGCCCGCGCCGCGCAGCCCACCGGCGGCCTCACGTACCTGGACGTGCAACTGCGCCTCCCGGCCCTGCCGGACGACCTGCTGGACGCGCTGCCGCTGTACACCTTCGCCGTGACCCGCAGCGGCGCCGCCGGGCAGGACTACGTGAGCCTCGCGCGCCGCATCGAGGCCGTCACGGGCGGCGTGGGCGCCGCCGTCGGCGTGGGCACCCCCCCGGACGACCTGAACGCCGTGCGCCTCGCCGTGACCTTCAGCGGCAAGGCCCTCGCCCGCAACGCCCCCGCCCTGGTCGAGGTGCTGCGCGACCTGATCAATGCGCCCGAATTCACCCGCGACCGCCTGGAGCAACTGCTCAAGCAGCGCCTCGCGGGCCTGAAAGCCAGCGTCGTGCAGGCTGGGAACGCCTACGCCGAACGCCTCGCCGCCGCGCAGCTGAACGCCACGGGCGCCGTGCAGGAACGCTTCAGCGGCCTGACCGCCCTCGCCACCCTGAAAGCCACCGTGGAAGGCGAAGGCGGCCTGGACGACCTCCTGGAGCGCTTCGGGCGCCTGCGGGACCTGATCCGCACGGCGGAACCCCTCCTCGCGCTGACCGCCACGCCCGACGACCTGAACCTCGACCTGAGCCCCCTCACGGACCTGTTCAGCGGCGACGCCCCCGTCGGCCGCCCCGCCCCCACCCTGCCCACGCGCGCCCCGCAGGCCCGCACGACCGACGTGCCCGTCTCGTACAACGCCGTCGCGTTCCCCACCGTCCCCTACACCCACCCCGACAGCCCCGCCCTGCTCGTCCTGTCCCGCGTGCTGCGCAGCGAGTACCTGCTGCCCGAACTGCGCGAGAAGGGCGGCGCGTACGGCGGCGCCGCCAGCTTCGACCCGCGCGAAGGCGTGTTCGCCATGAGCAGCTACCGCGACCCGCACGTCACCCGCACCTACCAGGTGTTCAAAGACGCCCGCACCTTCCTGAACGGCGACCTGGGCGAACGCGAACTGACCGAAGCGATCCTCTCCGCCAGCAAGATTCTCGACCCCCTCACCAGCCCCGACACCGCCGGCCGCCGCCGCATCTACGGCGACCACGCCGGCTACACCCAGGACCTCGAACAGACCTACAAAGCCCGCCTGCTGGCCGTCACGCTGGACGACCTGCGCCGCGTCATGGACACGTACCTCATCGAAGGGCGCGCCACATACGGCGTCGTCACCGGCCGCGACCCCAACAGCGACGACCTCGCCGCACTGGGCCTGACATTCGACGTGCAGGCCATCTGA
- the acpP gene encoding acyl carrier protein: protein MATFDDVKDVIVDKLGVDADKVSPEARFVEDLGADSLETVELIMGLEDKFGITISDEDAETIRTVQAAVDYIESKQ, encoded by the coding sequence ATGGCAACTTTTGATGATGTGAAAGACGTGATCGTGGACAAGCTGGGTGTCGACGCCGACAAGGTGAGCCCCGAGGCCCGCTTCGTGGAGGACCTGGGCGCGGACAGCCTGGAGACCGTGGAACTGATCATGGGTCTGGAAGACAAGTTCGGCATCACCATCAGCGATGAGGACGCCGAGACGATCCGCACCGTGCAGGCCGCTGTCGACTACATCGAGAGCAAGCAGTAA
- a CDS encoding ComF family protein, whose translation MTAAFGTALLGALRALLPRACPGCGAQLGAHTGLCPACRAALRPQVQAHSPLRARPEPHLVTLGPYSGVRRRAVRELKFAQARDLARILGEALATGVPADWNVQAVIPVPLHPDRQRQRGFNQAELLGRALASALAVPCVPALIRTHATAQQARRHAAQREDLHGAFRAHEGFLPSGPVLLIDDVLTTGHTAQACQDALKQAGAPQVYVAVVAR comes from the coding sequence ATGACCGCTGCGTTCGGAACGGCCCTGCTCGGCGCGCTGCGCGCCCTGCTGCCCCGCGCCTGCCCCGGCTGCGGCGCGCAACTCGGCGCGCACACCGGACTGTGCCCCGCCTGCCGCGCCGCCCTACGCCCCCAGGTGCAGGCCCACAGTCCCCTGCGCGCCCGGCCGGAACCGCACCTCGTGACGCTCGGCCCCTACAGCGGCGTGCGCCGACGCGCCGTGCGGGAACTGAAATTCGCGCAGGCCCGCGACCTCGCCCGCATTCTCGGCGAGGCGCTCGCCACCGGCGTTCCCGCCGACTGGAACGTGCAGGCCGTCATTCCCGTCCCGCTGCACCCCGACCGGCAGCGCCAGCGCGGCTTCAATCAGGCCGAACTGCTGGGCCGCGCCCTGGCCAGCGCCCTGGCGGTCCCCTGCGTTCCCGCCCTGATCCGCACGCACGCCACAGCCCAGCAGGCCCGGCGGCACGCCGCGCAGCGTGAGGACCTGCACGGCGCGTTCCGCGCGCACGAGGGCTTCCTGCCCAGCGGCCCGGTCCTGCTGATCGACGACGTCCTGACCACCGGGCACACCGCGCAGGCCTGCCAGGACGCGCTGAAACAGGCGGGCGCGCCGCAGGTGTACGTCGCCGTCGTCGCCCGCTGA
- a CDS encoding Ig domain-containing protein — protein MAHSRFAARRGLGVLLACALPLMLGACGQDLTGTSSTSARDALYFNDRASGLPAVYLQEPYSAPIEVAGGAGPYTIRKIEGTFPPGLNLTGNGTTLSGTPTKTGTYTFTLEVTDSTLSSKQKSYTLNVQELPPLSLSLTLPTGEIRGETRVPLLIAAPRSVRAARVTWTLPANVTVTRVQPEGGALLFWRQDGPRLTVDLGFKAVPRSGARVALISVKPGAPVTLSSPDLGYEARGGDGKVLAQKLTAAEQKTLDEQKAAEQKAAQEKAAQEKAPEAKPGDAQPGTSTPTDAPKTGTDTTPPTEAPKTDPPKTEPNPTPPPSDGTGGGK, from the coding sequence ATGGCACATTCGCGTTTCGCTGCCCGGCGGGGGCTGGGCGTCCTGCTGGCCTGCGCGCTGCCCCTGATGCTGGGTGCCTGCGGGCAGGACCTGACCGGCACCTCCAGCACCAGTGCGCGCGACGCGCTGTACTTCAACGACCGCGCCAGCGGCCTGCCCGCGGTGTACCTCCAGGAACCGTATTCGGCGCCCATCGAGGTCGCGGGCGGCGCGGGGCCGTACACCATCCGCAAGATCGAGGGGACCTTCCCGCCGGGCCTGAACCTGACCGGGAACGGCACAACCCTGAGCGGCACGCCCACGAAGACCGGGACGTACACCTTCACGCTGGAGGTCACGGATTCCACGCTGAGCAGCAAGCAGAAGTCCTACACCCTGAACGTGCAGGAACTGCCGCCGCTGAGCCTCAGCCTGACCCTGCCGACGGGTGAGATCCGCGGCGAGACGCGCGTGCCGCTGCTGATCGCCGCGCCGCGCAGCGTGCGGGCCGCGCGCGTCACGTGGACCCTGCCGGCGAACGTGACGGTCACGCGCGTGCAGCCGGAGGGGGGCGCGCTGCTGTTCTGGCGGCAGGACGGCCCGCGCCTGACGGTGGACCTGGGCTTCAAGGCGGTGCCCCGCAGCGGCGCGCGCGTGGCGCTGATCAGCGTGAAACCGGGCGCGCCCGTCACCCTGAGCAGCCCCGACCTGGGCTACGAGGCGCGCGGCGGGGACGGCAAGGTGCTCGCGCAGAAACTGACGGCCGCCGAGCAGAAGACACTCGACGAGCAGAAGGCCGCCGAGCAGAAAGCGGCCCAGGAAAAGGCGGCGCAGGAAAAAGCCCCGGAGGCGAAACCGGGCGACGCGCAGCCGGGCACTTCCACCCCGACCGACGCGCCGAAGACCGGCACGGACACCACCCCGCCCACCGAGGCCCCGAAGACGGACCCGCCGAAGACCGAACCGAACCCCACTCCTCCGCCTTCTGACGGCACCGGAGGTGGCAAGTGA
- the fabG gene encoding 3-oxoacyl-[acyl-carrier-protein] reductase has translation MTETPRKVALVTGSSRGLGRAMALNLAASGFDVAIHYGRNADEARRVADEAAKHGVRAEVFGADLTVPANAGALVEDVIKTMGRLDVLVNNAGITRDTLAIRMKDEDWDAVLQTNLSSAFMACRAAIKHMMRARSGRIINIASVVGLMGNPGQANYVASKAGLIGLTKALAKEYGGRGITVNAVAPGFIESDMTAQLPENVQQAYLGGIPLARFGQPQEVAALVAFLASDGAGYITGQTIGVDGGLNPH, from the coding sequence ATGACCGAAACCCCCCGTAAAGTCGCCCTGGTGACCGGCAGCAGCCGGGGCCTGGGCAGAGCCATGGCCCTGAACCTCGCCGCCAGCGGCTTCGACGTCGCCATTCACTACGGCCGGAACGCCGACGAGGCCCGCAGGGTCGCCGACGAGGCCGCCAAGCACGGCGTCCGCGCCGAGGTGTTCGGGGCCGACCTGACCGTCCCCGCGAACGCCGGAGCGCTCGTCGAGGACGTCATCAAGACCATGGGACGCCTGGACGTCCTCGTGAATAACGCCGGGATCACGCGGGACACCCTCGCGATCCGCATGAAGGACGAGGACTGGGACGCCGTCCTCCAGACGAACCTGTCCAGCGCGTTCATGGCGTGCCGCGCGGCGATCAAGCACATGATGCGCGCCCGCTCGGGCCGGATCATCAACATCGCCAGCGTGGTGGGCCTGATGGGCAACCCCGGACAGGCGAACTACGTGGCGAGCAAGGCGGGCCTGATCGGCCTGACCAAGGCGCTGGCCAAGGAGTACGGCGGGCGCGGCATCACCGTGAACGCCGTGGCGCCCGGCTTCATCGAGAGCGACATGACCGCGCAACTGCCTGAAAATGTGCAGCAGGCGTACCTGGGCGGCATTCCCCTGGCGCGCTTCGGGCAGCCGCAGGAGGTCGCGGCGCTCGTGGCGTTCCTCGCCAGCGACGGCGCGGGGTACATCACGGGGCAGACCATCGGCGTGGACGGCGGGCTGAACCCTCACTGA
- a CDS encoding S41 family peptidase: MTADWIDRAAAERDAQAFQRLLEDHYAYLHASGFGQELPGLLADALRGAPERQERGEWAQALQGVLSRSVDGHARVREFRPLPGAIPALMHVSGDRVVAVRTDRSGFLLPDFPFLTAIDGLGVEAWLAQVGTLVAGSGASWRRERTVSGLHLIQQSRRRLGRPETDTATLTLSDGSVSREVQVPVVPERPEYGVWPAPQSRWIGDVGYLRLPTMTPRAAPEIARWLPEFGPARGMIVDVRGNPGGMRDVFLPLLRALLPREAGPRVVNVAASRQLDAEGAERLAGRHLHPVDGTHWTDEERAAVGETMAAFRPTWTPPAGSFSGWYAQVVHPAAPDQPRVTCPVVVLTDGQCFSATDIFLSGVQGLPGVTLLGETSGGGSGSPRVHALPSGLQFRAASMASFRPSGELIEGHGSVVDVRVPAAPESFLAGGVDNVVQAALTRLQG, encoded by the coding sequence ATGACTGCAGACTGGATAGACCGGGCCGCAGCGGAACGGGACGCGCAGGCGTTCCAGAGGCTGCTGGAGGATCACTACGCTTACCTGCACGCCAGCGGGTTCGGGCAGGAACTGCCGGGGCTGCTCGCGGACGCGCTGCGGGGGGCGCCCGAGCGGCAGGAGCGGGGCGAGTGGGCGCAGGCGCTGCAGGGCGTGCTGTCCCGCAGCGTGGACGGGCACGCCCGCGTGCGGGAGTTCCGGCCGCTGCCCGGCGCGATTCCCGCGCTGATGCACGTGTCCGGGGACCGGGTGGTGGCCGTGCGGACTGACCGGTCCGGGTTCCTGCTGCCGGACTTTCCGTTTCTGACGGCCATCGATGGCCTGGGGGTGGAGGCGTGGCTGGCCCAGGTGGGGACGCTGGTCGCAGGGAGCGGCGCGTCGTGGCGGCGCGAGCGGACCGTGAGTGGCCTGCACCTGATCCAGCAGTCGCGGCGGCGCCTGGGACGGCCCGAGACGGACACGGCGACCCTGACGCTCTCGGACGGGTCGGTCAGCCGGGAAGTGCAGGTTCCAGTGGTGCCGGAGCGGCCAGAGTACGGCGTGTGGCCCGCGCCGCAGTCCCGCTGGATCGGTGACGTGGGGTACCTGCGCCTGCCGACCATGACGCCCCGCGCCGCGCCGGAGATCGCGCGGTGGCTGCCGGAATTCGGGCCAGCGCGGGGGATGATCGTGGACGTGCGCGGGAACCCCGGTGGCATGCGGGACGTGTTCCTGCCGCTGCTGCGGGCGCTGCTGCCCCGCGAGGCCGGGCCGCGGGTCGTGAATGTCGCCGCGAGCCGCCAGCTGGACGCCGAGGGTGCCGAGCGGCTCGCGGGCCGTCACCTGCACCCTGTGGACGGCACGCACTGGACGGACGAGGAGCGGGCGGCAGTCGGGGAGACCATGGCCGCGTTCCGGCCGACGTGGACGCCTCCGGCCGGGTCGTTCAGCGGGTGGTACGCGCAGGTGGTTCACCCGGCGGCGCCGGACCAGCCTCGCGTGACCTGCCCGGTGGTCGTCCTGACCGACGGCCAGTGCTTCAGCGCCACCGACATCTTCCTGAGTGGCGTGCAGGGGCTGCCGGGCGTCACGCTGCTGGGCGAGACGAGCGGGGGCGGCAGCGGTTCCCCGCGCGTCCACGCGCTGCCCAGTGGCCTGCAGTTCCGGGCGGCGTCCATGGCGTCGTTCCGTCCGTCCGGCGAACTGATCGAAGGGCACGGCAGCGTGGTGGACGTGCGCGTGCCCGCCGCGCCGGAATCGTTCCTGGCAGGCGGCGTGGACAACGTAGTGCAGGCCGCCCTGACCCGCCTTCAGGGCTGA
- the fabF gene encoding beta-ketoacyl-ACP synthase II: MGVSGLKRVVITGLGPVTPIGVGAQAFAQAQRAGKSGIATITRFDPADTASKIAGEVNEDLSAFVDPREAKKLDRYVQLALAGAELAVQDSGLSEEQLRGERTGTVIGSGIGGVKTFEDQAGVLHSRGAGRISPMFIPMMIANMATGHVAMRYGATGPSSTVVTACATGTGAIGDAARYIQLGLADVMIAGGSEAAITPIAIGGFSNMKALSTRNDEPELASRPFSASRDGFVLGEGAGVVVLEEYEHAVKRGATIYAEVVGYGTSADAHHITMPAPEGRGAQVAMRMALATAGVNPDQVGYINAHGTSTHFNDLHETQGIKHVFGDHAHKLAVSSTKSMTGHLLGAAGAVEAIAVAQALKAGVLPPTINLTDPDPDLDLDYIPLEAREAQVEYALSNSFAFGGQNAALLFKKI, translated from the coding sequence GTGGGTGTTTCAGGACTGAAAAGGGTGGTGATCACGGGCCTGGGGCCGGTCACGCCCATCGGGGTGGGCGCGCAGGCGTTCGCGCAGGCGCAGCGGGCCGGGAAGAGCGGGATTGCGACCATCACGCGCTTTGACCCGGCGGACACCGCCAGCAAGATCGCCGGTGAGGTGAACGAGGACCTGTCCGCGTTCGTGGATCCGCGCGAGGCGAAGAAACTCGACCGGTACGTGCAGCTGGCCCTGGCGGGCGCGGAGCTGGCCGTGCAGGACAGCGGCCTGAGCGAAGAGCAGCTGCGCGGCGAGCGCACCGGCACCGTGATCGGTAGCGGCATCGGCGGCGTGAAGACCTTCGAGGATCAGGCCGGGGTGCTGCACTCGCGCGGCGCGGGGCGCATCAGCCCCATGTTCATCCCGATGATGATCGCGAACATGGCCACCGGGCACGTCGCGATGCGCTACGGCGCGACCGGCCCGAGCAGCACGGTCGTCACCGCCTGCGCCACGGGTACGGGCGCGATCGGGGACGCGGCGCGGTACATCCAGCTGGGCCTGGCGGACGTCATGATCGCCGGAGGCAGCGAGGCCGCCATCACGCCGATTGCCATCGGGGGCTTCTCGAACATGAAGGCCCTGTCCACCCGCAACGACGAGCCGGAACTCGCCAGCCGCCCCTTCAGTGCCTCCCGTGACGGCTTCGTGCTGGGCGAGGGCGCGGGTGTCGTCGTGCTGGAGGAGTACGAGCACGCCGTGAAGCGCGGCGCGACCATCTACGCCGAGGTCGTCGGGTACGGCACCAGCGCCGACGCGCACCACATCACCATGCCCGCCCCCGAGGGCCGCGGCGCGCAGGTCGCCATGCGCATGGCGCTCGCCACGGCGGGCGTGAACCCCGATCAGGTCGGGTACATCAACGCGCACGGCACGAGCACGCACTTCAACGACCTGCACGAGACGCAGGGCATCAAGCACGTGTTCGGCGACCACGCGCACAAGCTGGCGGTCAGCTCCACGAAGAGCATGACCGGGCACCTGCTCGGCGCAGCGGGCGCCGTGGAAGCCATCGCGGTCGCGCAGGCGCTGAAGGCCGGCGTCCTGCCGCCCACCATCAACCTCACCGACCCCGACCCGGACCTCGACCTGGACTACATTCCCCTGGAGGCCCGCGAGGCGCAGGTGGAGTACGCGCTGAGCAACTCCTTCGCGTTCGGCGGCCAGAACGCCGCGCTGCTGTTCAAGAAGATTTAA
- a CDS encoding RNA-binding S4 domain-containing protein, translated as MTGERGYPEQDTIDLQDFLKMRGMVETGGEAKFRVQGGEVRLNGEIETRRRKKLRRGDVVEYAGERVRVDF; from the coding sequence ATGACTGGTGAACGAGGGTATCCCGAGCAGGACACGATCGACCTTCAGGACTTCCTGAAGATGCGCGGCATGGTGGAGACGGGCGGCGAGGCGAAGTTCCGCGTGCAGGGCGGCGAGGTGCGCCTGAACGGTGAGATCGAGACTCGGCGCCGCAAGAAACTGCGCCGTGGGGACGTCGTGGAGTACGCCGGGGAGCGCGTGCGGGTGGATTTCTAA
- a CDS encoding DUF1684 domain-containing protein produces MTASAYEAAVLDFRRRKDEHFAAGRGPVDPAAFAGLSYFPPDEAWAFTVLLDPLPQDGGAEWTLETNTGETRTMARVGHVQLPLPDGERTLLVFAPLGEDRPERVFIPFRDATSGDTTYGAGRYLDAPLDRQLGGDGALVRVDFNLAYHPYCAYGDGWTCPLPPRENWLPDAVTAGERLS; encoded by the coding sequence GTGACCGCCTCGGCGTACGAGGCGGCGGTGCTGGACTTCCGCCGCCGCAAGGACGAGCATTTCGCGGCGGGGCGCGGTCCGGTGGACCCGGCGGCGTTCGCGGGCCTGTCGTACTTCCCGCCGGACGAGGCGTGGGCGTTCACGGTGCTGCTCGACCCGCTGCCGCAGGACGGGGGCGCCGAGTGGACGCTGGAGACGAACACCGGCGAGACGCGCACCATGGCCCGCGTCGGGCATGTGCAGCTGCCCCTGCCCGACGGCGAGCGGACGCTGCTGGTCTTCGCCCCGCTGGGTGAGGATCGCCCGGAGCGGGTGTTCATTCCGTTCCGCGACGCCACCAGTGGCGACACCACGTACGGCGCGGGCCGTTACCTGGACGCCCCACTGGACCGGCAGCTGGGTGGGGACGGCGCGCTGGTGCGGGTGGATTTCAATCTGGCGTACCATCCGTACTGCGCGTACGGGGACGGCTGGACCTGCCCGCTGCCGCCCCGCGAGAACTGGCTGCCGGACGCCGTGACGGCAGGCGAGCGCCTGAGCTGA